CTTCAGGCGAGTTGTCCGACGATCAATTAGAGGCTGTTGCAGGGGGAATGATTATAAACTCATGGGAAGATCGTAAGAATAAGAAGGAAGATCGTAAGAATAAGAAGGGTTTTATCCCAAGATAACTTTCTACCTTAAAGTTCTGAATTGAGTACTATATTCCGCACCGTGTTTGTTCTAGGTACTTTCAATAGACCAAAAACTTTTGCGATCGCTCCTCTTCCTACCTGTGAAAAAAGAGCGATCGTACTCCAATCTAAGCATAAATTTTCAATCAATTAATTGTTCTTTCATCGCCTAAATTAATGCGATCGCGGTTTTTAATTCGATATTTTTCAAATTTCTTAATTGCCATTGCTAAACTCAGCTTCATCCGTGTAAATGCTTCAACTAAATTTCCCACTTCATCGTTCGATACTTTCTCAAATTCCGCCTCCATATCACCAATGCTGACTGCTTCAGCAACTTGGGCAATCTTCTTAATCGGGCGAACAATAAATCGTTTTAACCAGAGGTTAGTTATGATTATTGTTACAGCAAAAACTATAGCTACAACTCCCATAACTAAAACAAAGGATTGACGCGCATTATGCAAAATTTGACTGGCTGGAACCGAAACGATCTGAGTGCCGATTACTTCATTTAAAGGCCAATGAAATCCATTAGTTGTACCATAAATTTCAATCATCCTTTTAGGTGCATCTTCTGGTATTCCGTGACATTTCAAACAAGTGGAGTCAGTCAAGGATAAGGGGTGAGCAATATAGAAAAATTCTTGATTGCCAATTGTCCGAAAACCTTGCAATTCTTTAAGAATTTTATTTTTTTGGAATTGTTCAATAATTGCTGTTTCAAAATTATCTGCTTTATCTTGAAGATTAGAT
The genomic region above belongs to Phormidium ambiguum IAM M-71 and contains:
- a CDS encoding c-type heme family protein; its protein translation is MSSILNYKAQNEISTKAFLLNETINSIRKYTSTEIAPELANRSTSDEFLAQSIPSYSVRKVFDNLQKSDELYQGFYYKSAMLNPSNLQDKADNFETAIIEQFQKNKILKELQGFRTIGNQEFFYIAHPLSLTDSTCLKCHGIPEDAPKRMIEIYGTTNGFHWPLNEVIGTQIVSVPASQILHNARQSFVLVMGVVAIVFAVTIIITNLWLKRFIVRPIKKIAQVAEAVSIGDMEAEFEKVSNDEVGNLVEAFTRMKLSLAMAIKKFEKYRIKNRDRINLGDERTIN